One genomic region from Sulfurimonas sp. encodes:
- a CDS encoding HIT family protein, which yields MHLLIYENNEIYIEKHESEIPWLKIFTKEPYKELGDVPKELRLKLWVIYDILEQEMKNYYKPDKINMASFSNMLPRVHIHVMARFKKDSYFPNSMWGEKLRDAKLNLPNEDEFFKQIFKVLNERLF from the coding sequence ATGCATCTACTCATATACGAAAACAATGAAATATATATAGAAAAACATGAAAGTGAAATACCTTGGCTGAAAATCTTCACAAAAGAGCCTTATAAAGAGTTAGGAGATGTTCCAAAAGAATTACGACTTAAACTCTGGGTAATTTATGATATATTAGAGCAAGAAATGAAAAACTATTATAAACCTGACAAAATAAATATGGCTTCTTTTTCAAATATGCTTCCTCGCGTTCATATTCATGTCATGGCAAGATTTAAAAAAGATTCTTACTTCCCAAATTCTATGTGGGGAGAAAAACTTAGAGATGCCAAACTAAACCTTCCAAATGAAGATGAATTTTTTAAACAAATTTTTAAAGTTTTAAATGAAAGATTATTTTAA
- a CDS encoding TRAP transporter large permease subunit, protein MIGIVMFFTALFMLLFGFPVAFTFGAVSVIFGFTAGMFESFAADEGFIQGLQYGVDMFAFMPYRIWAIMNNTILMAIPLFIFMGIVLQKSQLAERLLESMGYLFGEVRGGLAISTVLVGSLLAASTGVVGASVVAMGVISLPVMMKYNYDKGLATGTICASGTLGQIIPPSIVLIILGDVFQVPVGDLFQAAIWPGLFLIGAYILYIVIYSYINKEAAPPIVLDDNAGSKPQQIIKALKAIIPPLVLILLVLGSIFMGIATPTESAAVGGIGAVLLALLYKSFSFKMVDEASKETVKITAMVFGILIGATAFSMVFTYTGGDMIVEEFMMSLPGEKWGFLLLSMFAIMILGFFIDFIEISYIIVPILVPISEAIGINPVWYAILIAMNLQTSFLTPPFGFSLFYLKGVAPPEIKTTDIYKGVVPFIIIQVIVLIMLTFYPEIFGISQMP, encoded by the coding sequence ATGATTGGAATAGTAATGTTTTTTACAGCACTTTTTATGCTCTTGTTTGGTTTTCCTGTTGCTTTTACTTTTGGTGCAGTTTCTGTCATCTTTGGTTTTACTGCTGGAATGTTTGAATCTTTCGCAGCAGATGAAGGTTTTATACAAGGTTTACAATACGGTGTAGATATGTTTGCTTTTATGCCTTATCGCATCTGGGCTATTATGAACAACACCATTTTAATGGCTATTCCTCTTTTTATTTTCATGGGAATTGTTTTACAAAAGAGTCAATTAGCTGAGAGACTCTTAGAATCAATGGGTTATCTTTTTGGTGAAGTTCGTGGCGGTTTAGCTATCAGTACTGTTTTAGTTGGCTCTTTACTTGCAGCATCTACTGGTGTTGTTGGGGCGAGTGTTGTTGCTATGGGAGTCATTTCACTTCCTGTTATGATGAAGTATAATTATGACAAAGGCTTAGCAACTGGAACTATCTGTGCATCTGGAACACTTGGTCAAATCATTCCACCTTCAATAGTTTTAATCATCTTAGGAGATGTTTTTCAAGTTCCTGTTGGTGACCTTTTTCAAGCTGCTATCTGGCCAGGCTTATTTTTGATTGGTGCTTACATTCTATATATAGTGATTTATTCATACATAAATAAAGAAGCGGCACCACCTATCGTTCTTGATGATAATGCTGGTTCAAAACCACAGCAAATCATTAAAGCACTAAAAGCGATTATTCCGCCTTTAGTTCTTATACTTCTTGTGTTAGGTTCTATCTTTATGGGCATCGCAACGCCTACTGAATCTGCTGCGGTTGGTGGCATCGGGGCAGTACTTCTTGCTCTTTTATATAAATCTTTCTCTTTTAAAATGGTTGATGAAGCTTCAAAAGAAACTGTTAAAATTACTGCTATGGTTTTTGGTATCTTGATTGGTGCTACTGCTTTTTCTATGGTCTTTACTTATACTGGTGGGGATATGATAGTTGAAGAGTTTATGATGTCACTACCAGGAGAGAAGTGGGGCTTTTTACTTCTGTCTATGTTTGCTATTATGATTTTAGGATTTTTTATTGATTTTATAGAGATTTCTTATATAATTGTACCGATTTTAGTACCGATTTCAGAAGCTATTGGCATAAACCCTGTTTGGTACGCGATTTTAATAGCGATGAATTTACAGACTTCATTTTTAACCCCACCTTTTGGTTTTAGTCTATTTTACTTAAAAGGAGTTGCCCCTCCTGAAATAAAAACAACAGACATCTATAAAGGGGTAGTTCCTTTTATCATCATTCAAGTAATCGTCCTAATAATGCTTACTTTTTATCCTGAAATCTTTGGAATATCTCAAATGCCGTAA
- a CDS encoding TRAP transporter small permease subunit translates to MLVKLEKAFNKFADFIGNITSILMLLMMLNVFYDVIMRYFFNSGSIGMQEMEWHLFSVVILLGISYALKEDGHVRVDIIYDNLSPQKQAIINIVGTFIFLIPFALLIGFGSLEFVYEAFASNEISGDPGGLHYRWIMKAFIPFSMLLLVITSIGFIIKNINVYKGESA, encoded by the coding sequence ATGTTAGTAAAATTAGAAAAAGCTTTTAACAAGTTTGCTGATTTTATAGGAAATATTACTTCAATTTTGATGTTGCTAATGATGTTGAATGTATTTTATGATGTAATCATGAGATACTTCTTCAACTCTGGCTCCATCGGAATGCAGGAAATGGAATGGCATCTGTTTTCTGTTGTAATTTTACTAGGAATTTCATACGCATTAAAAGAAGATGGACATGTTAGAGTTGATATTATATATGATAATCTAAGTCCACAAAAACAAGCAATCATAAATATAGTTGGAACATTTATATTTTTAATTCCATTTGCCCTACTTATAGGTTTTGGTTCATTGGAGTTTGTTTATGAAGCTTTTGCTTCAAATGAAATAAGTGGAGATCCAGGTGGACTACATTATAGATGGATAATGAAAGCATTTATCCCTTTTTCAATGCTACTACTTGTAATTACCTCTATTGGTTTTATAATTAAAAATATAAATGTTTATAAAGGAGAATCAGCATGA
- a CDS encoding TRAP transporter substrate-binding protein, with translation MKLTKLLGTLGLVSVLAVSAIAGEKKVRWKIATTWGPTAVPFSTAVTNMADMVNKMSGGNFTIRVDASNKHKSPFGVLDMVKLGQYDMAHSASYYWKGKDINLLPFTSMPFGMTAAEQNSWFYFAGGMELMEKAYKKHNVLSFPGGNTGNQMGGWFRKEIKSVEDLKGLKMRIPGFAGEVMAELGLTVTNIAPGELYTSLERGTIDALEWVGPGMDINMGFYKIAPYYYTGWHEPATELQFLVNTKKFNKLSAKNKEILRVAMRLAAYDMYTENFYMSAEAWAKIEKEYPNIKIKTFPKSVFNAMKAANKKLLGEKTKNNPLLKEILDSQNAYMKKARVWSEMSDYTYLKDNLE, from the coding sequence ATGAAATTGACAAAACTTCTAGGAACACTAGGTTTAGTTTCTGTTTTAGCTGTATCAGCGATAGCTGGTGAGAAAAAAGTAAGATGGAAAATAGCAACAACATGGGGACCAACTGCGGTACCATTCTCAACTGCTGTAACAAATATGGCAGATATGGTAAACAAGATGAGTGGTGGTAACTTCACTATTCGTGTAGATGCTTCAAACAAACACAAATCTCCATTTGGTGTTTTAGATATGGTTAAACTTGGACAATATGATATGGCACACTCGGCTTCATACTATTGGAAAGGTAAAGACATAAATCTTCTTCCATTTACAAGTATGCCTTTTGGTATGACTGCAGCTGAACAAAACTCTTGGTTTTACTTTGCTGGTGGTATGGAACTAATGGAAAAAGCTTATAAAAAACATAATGTTTTATCTTTTCCAGGTGGTAACACAGGAAATCAAATGGGTGGTTGGTTTAGAAAAGAAATCAAAAGTGTTGAAGATTTAAAAGGTCTTAAGATGCGTATTCCAGGTTTTGCTGGAGAAGTTATGGCTGAGCTAGGTCTTACTGTTACAAATATCGCTCCAGGTGAGCTTTATACTTCTTTAGAGCGTGGAACTATCGATGCACTAGAATGGGTTGGACCTGGTATGGATATCAACATGGGATTTTACAAAATTGCTCCTTATTACTACACAGGATGGCATGAGCCAGCAACTGAGTTACAATTTTTAGTAAATACTAAAAAATTTAACAAACTTAGTGCTAAAAATAAAGAGATTTTAAGAGTTGCGATGAGATTGGCTGCGTATGATATGTACACAGAAAACTTTTATATGAGTGCTGAAGCTTGGGCAAAAATTGAGAAAGAATATCCAAATATCAAAATCAAAACTTTCCCAAAATCAGTTTTTAATGCTATGAAAGCAGCAAACAAAAAACTACTTGGGGAGAAAACTAAAAACAACCCTCTGTTAAAAGAGATTTTAGACTCTCAAAATGCTTACATGAAAAAAGCTAGAGTTTGGAGTGAAATGTCAGATTACACTTACTTAAAAGATAATTTAGAATAA